The Sedimentisphaera salicampi genome includes a region encoding these proteins:
- a CDS encoding LamG-like jellyroll fold domain-containing protein, with amino-acid sequence MTKVYKILVLMFFAAACSVSLAGEIVPGFDDADALVDFSEKTAQSQTCPPIDSSGLITLSAKFTPTEADTTKTDGPVIVIEVGGTTFGTGLYICDGMLTFCSKGAGGSGGEQANVASLDDTDASGDEGVAVAMGPVYPGVETEAFASFNANTGELAVMINGRLYEETITGTLGSTNLTGDRRVSVLGQFPAEGESYNYPSMGGLSRDWYPSIELVTSDGCAVAMETEGGSDVRGQIFEDVIDLETFPRNPVPANNAINVDPAAVTSVQFDTAGDPADTSNPNPDITGHFVTIYSTFDPADPNNNVAEVDTFVPAGSDPVQVPYSFNLGDEVFWQVEEQVSGASKGAPGNIAGPVWEFEALPAIPAITASPEDTADFAGTEVTLNASFTSKSAASVNWVKAGEPELILDDSDPDVTIGVSQHGDSYTTSLSIADFEKADEGEYFCRTNNAAGTVDTDSAMLGVKRMIGYWPLDGDYTDASGEGHHADPNTTPLASQWVDGVDPAMTGQALDTEPNALVAAETDAFVPAEYTNGLSITLWIKWAGSGVAPTDWTGLVCSKDQQLDNNWWFGLGPDGQIDINHQDYGPVTAPQEYYLPEGEWAHIAFVNNEDEQGKLYVNGTLAAVGGPFKTSRNELPVQLMSDMRDENGTLWRPTYGVFDEIKMYNYALSSDEVAEQYYQITGETVCTEPESPVLQFDFNGDCKVDLADFALMAGDWNESNLYPQLD; translated from the coding sequence ATGACGAAAGTATATAAAATCCTTGTATTAATGTTCTTTGCAGCGGCCTGTTCAGTGTCTCTGGCTGGAGAAATAGTTCCCGGATTCGATGACGCTGATGCCTTGGTAGATTTTTCTGAGAAAACCGCTCAAAGCCAAACTTGTCCGCCAATAGACAGCTCTGGGCTGATAACACTTTCAGCAAAATTTACTCCGACTGAAGCAGACACAACTAAAACAGACGGGCCGGTAATAGTGATTGAGGTAGGCGGAACTACCTTTGGTACAGGTCTGTATATCTGCGATGGTATGCTAACATTTTGCTCAAAGGGAGCCGGCGGCTCCGGCGGAGAGCAGGCAAATGTAGCCAGCCTTGATGATACCGATGCCTCAGGTGATGAAGGCGTTGCAGTGGCAATGGGACCAGTATATCCGGGCGTTGAAACAGAAGCTTTTGCTTCTTTCAATGCGAACACCGGCGAGCTTGCAGTTATGATTAACGGAAGGCTCTATGAAGAAACCATAACAGGAACATTAGGCTCAACAAATCTCACTGGCGATCGCAGAGTAAGCGTTCTTGGCCAGTTTCCCGCTGAGGGAGAAAGCTACAATTACCCTTCAATGGGTGGCTTGAGCCGTGATTGGTATCCTTCAATTGAGCTGGTAACCTCAGACGGCTGCGCTGTTGCTATGGAAACCGAAGGAGGCTCTGATGTTAGAGGGCAGATCTTTGAAGACGTGATAGATCTGGAAACCTTCCCGAGAAACCCAGTGCCTGCCAACAATGCGATTAATGTTGACCCTGCTGCCGTAACTTCTGTTCAGTTTGACACTGCCGGCGACCCCGCTGACACTTCAAATCCGAACCCAGACATTACAGGGCACTTTGTTACTATCTATTCAACATTCGACCCAGCAGATCCGAACAACAATGTGGCAGAAGTTGATACATTCGTTCCGGCAGGCAGTGATCCTGTGCAGGTTCCTTACTCATTCAACCTTGGTGATGAGGTATTTTGGCAGGTTGAAGAGCAGGTTAGCGGTGCTTCAAAAGGCGCTCCGGGCAACATTGCTGGTCCTGTATGGGAGTTCGAAGCACTGCCGGCAATCCCTGCAATTACCGCTTCACCTGAAGATACGGCAGATTTTGCCGGCACAGAAGTAACTTTAAATGCTTCTTTTACCAGCAAGTCTGCAGCTTCTGTGAATTGGGTGAAGGCAGGTGAACCTGAGCTTATTCTTGACGACAGCGACCCTGACGTAACAATCGGAGTATCTCAGCACGGTGACAGCTACACCACAAGCCTTTCAATTGCTGATTTTGAGAAAGCCGATGAGGGTGAATACTTCTGCAGGACAAACAATGCGGCCGGAACTGTAGATACTGATTCTGCGATGCTGGGAGTTAAGCGTATGATAGGTTATTGGCCGCTTGATGGAGACTATACAGACGCTTCAGGCGAAGGCCATCATGCAGACCCAAACACTACACCTCTGGCAAGTCAGTGGGTTGACGGTGTTGACCCTGCAATGACTGGCCAAGCACTTGATACTGAGCCTAACGCTCTTGTGGCCGCAGAAACTGATGCCTTTGTGCCTGCTGAGTACACAAACGGGCTTTCTATTACCCTCTGGATCAAATGGGCAGGCTCTGGTGTTGCTCCTACAGATTGGACAGGCCTTGTTTGCTCTAAAGACCAGCAGCTAGATAATAACTGGTGGTTTGGTCTCGGTCCGGACGGACAGATTGACATCAATCATCAGGATTACGGCCCTGTTACAGCTCCTCAGGAGTATTATCTGCCAGAAGGTGAATGGGCTCATATAGCGTTTGTAAACAACGAAGATGAGCAGGGCAAGCTCTATGTCAACGGTACTCTTGCTGCTGTTGGCGGGCCTTTCAAAACCAGCAGAAACGAATTGCCTGTGCAGCTTATGAGTGATATGCGGGATGAAAACGGCACACTCTGGCGGCCAACATACGGCGTATTCGATGAGATAAAAATGTACAATTATGCACTTTCAAGCGATGAAGTAGCAGAGCAGTATTACCAGATAACTGGTGAAACAGTTTGTACAGAGCCTGAATCACCCGTGCTTCAGTTCGATTTCAACGGCGACTGCAAAGTTGACCTTGCAGATTTCGCTCTGATGGCGGGCGACTGGAACGAGTCTAACCTGTATCCACAGCTTGACTAA
- a CDS encoding Sec-independent protein translocase subunit TatA/TatB, producing MEYVLGFINFGPQELIIILIIAVLIFGKRLPEIARGMGKSVNEFKEGLKETKEQISEDIDTDEIESEIRDVEGQVKRNDNSYSDSNSSDDSEDYSAAQEQEKEQA from the coding sequence ATGGAATACGTTCTCGGTTTTATAAATTTTGGTCCTCAAGAGCTGATTATTATTTTAATAATTGCTGTGCTCATCTTTGGCAAGAGGCTTCCTGAAATTGCACGCGGTATGGGAAAAAGTGTTAATGAGTTCAAGGAAGGCCTTAAAGAAACCAAAGAACAGATCTCTGAAGATATTGATACTGATGAGATCGAGTCTGAGATAAGAGATGTTGAAGGGCAGGTAAAAAGAAACGATAACAGTTACTCTGATTCTAATTCCTCAGATGATTCTGAAGATTATTCAGCAGCTCAGGAGCAGGAAAAAGAGCAGGCTTAA
- a CDS encoding prephenate dehydrogenase, producing MPKNLKKVSIIGAGLIGGAVGKAVKERLHGCRVSYYDKSSANAAKAVKLGFADKYAAEIEDCVEDAELIIAAAPVGTFKSIFSKISQFVDEKTVVTDVGSTKVIVSEWAEDILGNGVFIGSHPIAGSEKSGIDNACDVCFEGARCIITPSESVCEEKISFLSDFWEALGMQTSIMTAARHDSIYAVLSHLPHAAAAAMVLSTPEEFIKYAGKGFRDTTRIAEGDSDIWTDIFMTNSENMLNSLDGIIEKLEKLKFFISNNYLSELRDFFEQAREYRKKINK from the coding sequence ATGCCCAAAAACTTAAAAAAAGTTTCTATTATTGGAGCAGGCCTTATAGGCGGCGCTGTAGGCAAGGCGGTTAAAGAACGCCTTCATGGCTGCAGGGTTTCCTATTACGATAAATCCTCCGCGAACGCCGCCAAGGCAGTGAAACTCGGCTTTGCAGATAAGTATGCGGCAGAAATAGAAGACTGTGTTGAAGATGCAGAGTTGATTATCGCTGCTGCTCCAGTGGGAACTTTTAAATCAATTTTCAGCAAAATTTCACAATTCGTGGATGAGAAAACTGTTGTTACCGACGTTGGATCTACTAAAGTTATTGTCTCAGAATGGGCGGAAGACATTCTGGGCAATGGCGTTTTTATAGGTTCACATCCAATTGCAGGTTCTGAAAAGTCCGGAATAGACAACGCCTGTGATGTTTGTTTTGAAGGCGCAAGATGCATTATTACCCCGAGTGAATCGGTCTGTGAGGAGAAAATTTCTTTTCTCAGCGATTTTTGGGAGGCCTTGGGGATGCAGACATCAATTATGACTGCCGCTCGTCATGACAGTATATATGCTGTTTTGAGCCATCTTCCGCACGCTGCTGCGGCAGCTATGGTGCTCTCAACTCCCGAGGAATTTATAAAGTATGCAGGCAAGGGATTCCGCGATACAACCAGAATTGCGGAGGGTGATTCTGATATCTGGACAGATATTTTTATGACAAATTCAGAAAATATGCTTAACAGTCTAGACGGGATAATAGAAAAGCTGGAGAAACTCAAGTTTTTCATTTCCAACAATTACTTATCTGAGCTTCGTGATTTTTTTGAGCAAGCGAGAGAGTACAGAAAAAAAATTAATAAATAA
- a CDS encoding N-acetyltransferase, with translation MTIRKAKISDAEGIHKLIRHYAELDRMLFRSLSRVYEDIMSFVVAEQEGVIAGCGALSVVSKDLAEIKSLAVNKRYAGKGLGKAIVQKHMQIASELGIKKVFALTLEEDFFLKCGFETVEKGRLPMKVWSDCANCPKQEHCDEIAVVTSVEKCPKT, from the coding sequence ATGACTATACGCAAGGCAAAAATTTCCGATGCTGAGGGCATTCATAAACTAATTAGGCATTATGCAGAGCTTGACAGAATGCTTTTTAGGTCCCTCTCAAGGGTTTATGAAGATATTATGAGCTTTGTGGTTGCTGAGCAAGAGGGTGTAATTGCTGGCTGCGGGGCACTGTCGGTTGTCTCAAAAGACCTTGCAGAGATTAAGAGTCTTGCTGTTAATAAAAGATATGCAGGCAAAGGTTTAGGTAAGGCAATAGTGCAGAAGCATATGCAAATCGCCTCTGAACTCGGAATAAAAAAGGTTTTCGCCCTTACTCTTGAAGAAGATTTCTTTTTGAAATGCGGTTTTGAAACCGTAGAGAAAGGCAGGCTTCCGATGAAAGTATGGAGCGACTGCGCTAATTGCCCGAAACAAGAGCATTGTGATGAGATCGCAGTAGTTACTTCGGTTGAAAAATGCCCAAAAACTTAA
- a CDS encoding phenylacetate--CoA ligase family protein: MQINFWNKQIETASRDEINDIQLQRLKKIVGLAFKSEFYKKKFYKAGIETPEDVKTLEDIQKFPFTTKNDLRQNYPTGLLASDFDDVVRIHSSSGTTGVPTVIYLSAEDMDCWTELVARSLVATGCTKSDIFQNMMTYGLFTGGLGLHYGAERVGMAVLPIGGGNTIRQVKYMQDFKTTTLHITPSYLLHIHGKLDEFNTKIEDLNLKRAITGAEPHTEQTRKKLEELYNMPCYNSYGLSEMNGPGVAFECVYRNGMHIWEDGFIAEIIDPETGQVLPDGEKGELVLTNLTRTAMPLIRYRTRDLCHIYDSDCPCGRTHRRLSRIMGRTDDMMIINGVNVFPSQIEEVVMNIPEVGTNFQIVLAKSGAIDKVIVKVEIYSKMFSGDASQLDSLNKRICEELKASIFVNPAVQIHEPGTLPTFEGKAKRVIDMREEI, from the coding sequence ATGCAGATAAACTTCTGGAATAAGCAGATCGAAACGGCGAGCCGAGATGAGATAAACGATATTCAGCTCCAAAGGCTCAAAAAGATTGTGGGACTTGCTTTTAAATCAGAATTCTACAAGAAAAAGTTTTACAAGGCGGGCATAGAAACCCCTGAAGATGTTAAAACTCTTGAGGATATTCAGAAATTCCCCTTCACTACAAAAAACGATTTGAGGCAGAATTACCCCACAGGACTGCTCGCATCGGATTTTGATGATGTTGTGAGAATTCATTCCTCCAGCGGGACAACAGGCGTTCCTACGGTAATCTATCTTTCGGCCGAGGATATGGACTGCTGGACTGAGCTGGTTGCAAGGAGCCTTGTTGCAACAGGCTGCACGAAGAGCGATATATTCCAGAATATGATGACATACGGACTGTTTACAGGCGGCTTAGGCCTGCATTACGGGGCTGAGCGAGTAGGGATGGCGGTTCTCCCTATCGGCGGTGGAAACACGATCCGGCAGGTTAAATATATGCAGGATTTCAAAACAACAACTCTGCACATTACCCCGAGCTACCTTCTGCACATCCACGGGAAGCTGGATGAATTTAATACGAAAATAGAAGACTTGAATCTCAAAAGGGCTATCACCGGCGCAGAGCCGCATACTGAGCAGACACGAAAAAAACTTGAAGAGCTTTACAATATGCCTTGCTACAATTCCTACGGGCTAAGCGAAATGAACGGGCCGGGAGTAGCGTTTGAATGCGTTTACAGAAACGGAATGCACATCTGGGAAGACGGCTTCATCGCAGAAATAATCGACCCTGAAACAGGCCAAGTGCTTCCGGACGGCGAAAAGGGCGAACTTGTTCTCACAAACCTTACCAGAACAGCTATGCCGCTTATAAGATACAGAACAAGAGACTTGTGTCATATCTATGATTCAGACTGCCCGTGCGGTAGAACTCACCGCCGGCTTTCCCGTATTATGGGGAGAACCGATGATATGATGATAATCAACGGCGTGAATGTATTCCCTTCTCAGATAGAGGAGGTTGTGATGAATATACCCGAGGTTGGAACGAATTTCCAGATTGTTCTTGCCAAGAGCGGGGCTATAGACAAGGTAATTGTAAAGGTTGAGATATACTCAAAGATGTTCAGCGGAGATGCCTCGCAGCTCGACAGCCTGAATAAAAGAATTTGCGAGGAGCTGAAGGCATCAATATTTGTTAATCCAGCTGTTCAGATACACGAACCCGGCACCCTGCCTACTTTTGAAGGCAAGGCAAAGAGGGTGATTGATATGCGGGAAGAAATTTAG
- a CDS encoding bifunctional 3,4-dihydroxy-2-butanone-4-phosphate synthase/GTP cyclohydrolase II, translating into MEDTQLNTIDEVAEDLRSGKMVVLVDDEDRENEGDLVCAAEHITPEIVNFMVTRGRGLICVPLEAERCEKLGLHPQSLVNTASLGTAFTVSVDAKDGITTGVSASDRSKTIQVLSDDKTKPYDLARPGHIFPLRAKEGGVLTREGQTEGAVDLARIAGLKPAGVICEIMNDDGSMKRFPDLVKFCREHDLKMTSVANIIEYRMQKETQVRRMQAVSMPTDFGEFELVGYESLGSTEPHIALCKGDLTTDEPVLIRMHSECMTGDLFHSKRCECGKQMEKALEMIQKEGRGVFVYLRQEGRGIGLVNKLKAYKLQEDGLDTYDANVELGFAPDKRDYGIGAQILRDLGVSKVKILTNNPKKIERLKVYGIEVVEQMPIEMQPCEYNVNYLRTKKHRFGHLLKGEDL; encoded by the coding sequence ATGGAAGATACGCAGTTAAACACTATAGATGAAGTAGCAGAAGACCTTCGCAGCGGGAAGATGGTTGTTTTGGTGGACGATGAAGATCGCGAGAACGAGGGCGATCTGGTCTGCGCGGCAGAGCATATAACCCCTGAGATTGTGAATTTTATGGTAACTCGGGGCAGGGGTCTTATATGCGTTCCGCTTGAGGCTGAGAGATGCGAAAAACTGGGGCTTCACCCTCAGTCTCTCGTAAATACCGCTTCGCTAGGCACAGCCTTTACTGTAAGCGTGGATGCAAAGGACGGGATAACAACCGGAGTGAGCGCTTCCGACAGGTCCAAAACGATTCAGGTACTATCTGATGATAAAACAAAGCCTTATGACCTTGCACGTCCCGGGCATATTTTTCCTCTGAGGGCAAAGGAAGGCGGCGTTCTTACCAGAGAAGGCCAAACTGAAGGTGCTGTGGACCTTGCAAGGATCGCAGGTCTCAAGCCGGCGGGCGTTATTTGCGAGATAATGAACGACGACGGAAGTATGAAGCGTTTCCCTGATCTGGTGAAGTTTTGCAGGGAGCACGATCTAAAGATGACTTCAGTTGCCAATATAATTGAATACAGGATGCAGAAGGAAACTCAGGTTCGAAGAATGCAGGCAGTGTCTATGCCTACAGATTTCGGCGAATTTGAGCTTGTTGGATATGAGAGCCTTGGCTCAACAGAGCCTCATATTGCCCTTTGCAAAGGTGATTTAACAACAGATGAACCTGTTCTTATCAGAATGCACTCAGAATGTATGACAGGCGATTTGTTTCATTCAAAGCGATGTGAATGCGGCAAGCAAATGGAAAAGGCCCTTGAGATGATTCAGAAAGAGGGCAGAGGGGTGTTCGTATATCTGCGTCAGGAAGGAAGAGGGATAGGCCTTGTTAATAAGCTAAAGGCCTATAAGCTCCAAGAAGACGGCCTTGATACTTATGATGCGAATGTGGAGCTGGGATTTGCCCCTGATAAGCGTGATTACGGTATAGGAGCGCAGATACTCAGGGATTTGGGAGTGAGCAAGGTGAAAATCCTCACCAACAACCCTAAGAAGATCGAGAGGCTCAAGGTTTACGGGATTGAGGTTGTCGAGCAGATGCCTATTGAGATGCAGCCATGCGAGTACAACGTAAACTACTTGAGAACAAAAAAGCACCGTTTCGGACATTTACTCAAAGGTGAGGATCTGTAA
- a CDS encoding anti-sigma factor family protein produces MSEIQKLITQYVDGCVSAQQAAELEEIMSRSPEIRRKVREQQKIREILSEAGEFAPSKDMHTLVQNKLAARRKKKRVYLFRTVGSAAALLAFAAVITVIWGSFNINERPKQAPAKIAARSLSVDRITQNPVSPLMNDCMLSCRVVLGGDNSELSKKLLTQILYNRSLLASADSKKGRVRFDSHLQALSLVLSDLSRVSDSNCRLTIKNFSTGDQIVLENAAFNQAAEILNEASWNKALNLAKTFDIQNSFRLPSAETIEPSMGFIEPSIASSKPKKQSNGQGSVSVCIEFKGI; encoded by the coding sequence ATGAGTGAAATCCAAAAATTGATAACGCAGTATGTTGACGGATGTGTTTCTGCTCAGCAGGCCGCAGAGCTTGAAGAGATCATGTCTCGTTCGCCTGAAATCAGACGCAAGGTTCGAGAGCAGCAGAAAATCCGTGAGATTCTGTCTGAGGCCGGTGAATTTGCTCCGTCTAAGGATATGCACACCCTTGTACAAAATAAGCTTGCAGCACGTCGGAAAAAGAAAAGGGTTTATCTATTCAGAACTGTCGGCAGTGCAGCAGCTTTGCTGGCCTTTGCAGCAGTTATTACAGTTATATGGGGCTCTTTCAATATAAATGAGCGTCCAAAGCAAGCTCCTGCGAAGATTGCAGCAAGGAGTTTGAGTGTGGACAGAATCACTCAGAATCCTGTTTCTCCTTTAATGAACGACTGTATGCTCTCTTGCAGGGTGGTTTTGGGAGGTGATAATTCCGAGCTGTCTAAAAAGCTTTTAACTCAGATTCTTTACAACCGATCCCTTCTGGCTTCTGCTGATTCAAAAAAAGGAAGAGTTCGGTTTGATTCTCATTTACAAGCCCTTTCATTGGTTCTAAGCGATCTTTCGAGGGTATCGGATTCAAACTGTCGTCTTACGATCAAAAACTTTTCCACCGGCGATCAGATTGTATTAGAGAATGCTGCCTTTAATCAGGCTGCAGAAATTCTAAATGAGGCAAGCTGGAATAAGGCTTTGAATCTTGCAAAGACCTTTGATATTCAAAACAGCTTTCGTCTCCCTTCAGCCGAAACAATTGAGCCTTCTATGGGTTTTATTGAGCCCTCAATTGCTTCCTCCAAGCCCAAAAAGCAATCAAATGGGCAGGGCAGTGTGAGCGTGTGTATTGAATTTAAAGGAATTTAG
- a CDS encoding RNA polymerase sigma factor, with protein sequence MRYRQGDKDALGELIQKYQSRLYTTLLKICQNPDDAMELCSDAFVKAVENIDNFKAESSFYTWLFRIAVNQALNFVKRKGLVSFSSAETAFANEDEPERVEFASQEASMPIDQLLEDERKQVLWRAVDSLELHHKTMILLRDIDQMSYNEIAEILEITQGTVKSRIYRAREALRLKLLPYFEGE encoded by the coding sequence ATGCGCTACCGCCAAGGCGATAAGGACGCCTTGGGGGAGCTTATCCAAAAATATCAGTCCAGACTCTACACGACACTTCTGAAAATTTGCCAAAACCCCGATGATGCCATGGAACTTTGTTCTGATGCGTTTGTCAAAGCTGTTGAAAACATTGATAATTTCAAGGCCGAAAGCAGCTTTTATACTTGGCTTTTCAGAATCGCTGTTAATCAGGCATTGAACTTTGTGAAGCGAAAGGGGCTTGTATCGTTCAGCTCAGCCGAAACAGCGTTTGCAAACGAGGATGAACCTGAAAGGGTGGAATTTGCTTCGCAAGAAGCATCGATGCCAATTGATCAGCTTCTTGAAGATGAAAGAAAACAGGTGCTTTGGCGGGCGGTGGACAGCCTTGAGCTTCATCATAAAACTATGATATTGCTCAGAGATATAGACCAGATGAGCTATAATGAGATAGCAGAAATTCTGGAAATAACTCAGGGCACGGTTAAAAGCAGAATCTACAGAGCCAGAGAAGCTCTGAGATTAAAGCTTCTGCCTTATTTTGAGGGCGAGTAA
- a CDS encoding LamG-like jellyroll fold domain-containing protein yields MKKVFLILFCCSVAASVWAGEIVPWFDDGDALVDYTAARDGDFGDITALNPGSTITFAAKFTPSVADVTEDSGPVAVIETGGTTFGSGIWICNGELHYAFRANVSGNNDRTFQDFEFADGAGAVKMGDIEAEQEVNAWVSVDLNSGIVLSSVNGVRRIVYLDTFPTSTNLTGNQTVTFLGAGTIDTGSMGGLNGANEPLLNAENTWGMTTVSGTTVRGQIFGEAVDPTLLPHDPSPAVRAENIDPDTFTEVSFDTAEDPENAGSQNSDVTGHFVTFYRGMDGDPNLGMAPLYETFVSAGADPITVPVNTPETFELELGQEVFWNVEEQMSGAPEGDSANIVGPLWNFETLPATPAAVSQPVDEAVFAGEQAVFEYTFTSKSAASSAWYKEGDPDTELLESDPDITIDLAQNGDEFTSTLYINNAEVADQGYYYCIAANTAGDTQSDSASLAVKRMVGYWPLDGDYQDYSGEENHLTPYEEPITEQWVDGVAPAVTGQALSTIEHRDTVAQTEPFAAAEYTDEVTMSMWIYWPGADSHPANNHLRTIFSSRDSSQNNWFWEFDQRTGWLTVNAPGYAPYGYYNLPKSEWVHLAVTSSADEVATFYVNGSEIDQTNPGRYSINTASVPVFLGTNQLDNLDFCTEAIFDEVRLYNYAMPPEDIAGLYYDVTGEQICVEPNAENLAYDINGDCTVGLEDFAEWSVDWLNSMLYPAAGE; encoded by the coding sequence ATGAAAAAAGTGTTTTTAATTCTTTTCTGTTGTTCAGTTGCGGCGTCCGTCTGGGCAGGGGAGATAGTCCCTTGGTTCGATGACGGCGATGCCCTGGTGGATTATACCGCTGCCAGAGATGGAGATTTCGGCGATATTACAGCCCTGAACCCGGGCAGCACTATCACCTTCGCCGCAAAATTCACACCTTCAGTGGCCGATGTTACAGAAGACAGCGGCCCGGTGGCTGTAATTGAAACCGGCGGTACCACCTTCGGCAGCGGCATTTGGATCTGCAACGGCGAGCTTCACTACGCCTTCAGGGCAAATGTTAGCGGAAATAACGACCGCACCTTTCAAGATTTCGAATTTGCAGATGGTGCTGGTGCAGTAAAAATGGGCGATATTGAGGCAGAACAAGAAGTAAATGCGTGGGTTTCTGTCGATTTGAATTCAGGTATAGTTCTTTCTTCAGTTAATGGAGTTAGAAGAATCGTCTATCTGGACACTTTCCCCACCTCAACAAATCTGACAGGTAACCAAACTGTTACATTTCTCGGAGCAGGTACTATTGATACAGGCTCAATGGGCGGCTTGAATGGAGCAAATGAGCCCCTGCTTAATGCAGAAAATACGTGGGGAATGACTACCGTATCCGGCACTACCGTGAGAGGACAGATTTTTGGAGAAGCCGTAGATCCTACGCTTCTTCCTCACGACCCTTCTCCTGCGGTAAGAGCTGAGAATATCGACCCCGACACCTTTACAGAAGTTAGTTTTGACACTGCTGAAGATCCGGAAAATGCGGGCTCTCAGAATTCTGACGTAACAGGTCATTTTGTAACTTTCTATCGCGGAATGGACGGCGATCCTAATCTTGGCATGGCCCCGCTTTATGAAACCTTCGTTTCAGCAGGAGCAGATCCTATTACAGTGCCGGTCAATACGCCTGAAACATTCGAGCTCGAGCTCGGGCAAGAGGTTTTCTGGAACGTTGAAGAACAGATGAGCGGAGCACCGGAAGGCGATTCTGCAAATATAGTTGGGCCTCTGTGGAACTTTGAAACTCTGCCCGCTACTCCGGCTGCTGTTTCTCAGCCTGTAGATGAGGCCGTATTTGCAGGTGAGCAGGCGGTATTTGAATACACCTTCACAAGCAAATCAGCAGCAAGCTCAGCATGGTATAAGGAAGGCGACCCTGACACAGAACTGCTCGAATCCGATCCTGACATAACCATTGATCTTGCCCAGAACGGCGATGAATTCACCTCAACGCTCTACATCAATAATGCAGAGGTGGCTGATCAAGGTTATTACTACTGCATTGCAGCAAACACAGCGGGCGATACTCAGTCTGATTCTGCTTCTCTTGCTGTTAAGCGTATGGTTGGATACTGGCCTCTCGACGGAGACTATCAGGACTATTCCGGCGAAGAGAATCACCTTACACCTTATGAAGAACCGATAACAGAACAATGGGTTGACGGCGTCGCCCCTGCAGTAACCGGTCAGGCTCTGAGTACAATAGAACACAGAGATACGGTTGCTCAGACAGAGCCTTTTGCGGCCGCTGAATACACCGATGAAGTTACTATGTCTATGTGGATTTATTGGCCGGGAGCGGACAGCCACCCTGCAAATAATCATTTACGTACTATATTCAGCTCACGTGACTCAAGTCAGAATAACTGGTTTTGGGAGTTTGATCAGAGAACAGGCTGGCTTACTGTAAATGCCCCGGGATACGCACCATACGGATATTACAATCTTCCAAAGAGCGAGTGGGTTCATCTTGCGGTAACCTCATCCGCCGATGAAGTTGCCACGTTCTATGTAAACGGCTCTGAAATTGACCAGACAAATCCGGGCAGGTACAGCATCAATACTGCAAGTGTGCCTGTATTCCTCGGAACAAACCAGCTTGATAACCTCGATTTCTGCACCGAGGCGATATTTGATGAAGTTAGGCTCTACAATTATGCTATGCCTCCAGAGGATATTGCCGGCTTGTACTATGATGTAACCGGCGAACAAATATGCGTTGAGCCGAATGCTGAAAATCTCGCTTATGATATAAACGGAGACTGCACCGTAGGCCTTGAAGATTTTGCTGAATGGTCGGTTGACTGGCTGAACAGTATGCTTTATCCCGCAGCGGGCGAGTAA